From Heliomicrobium modesticaldum Ice1, a single genomic window includes:
- a CDS encoding helix-turn-helix domain-containing protein has translation MSVSYKKLWKLLIDKDMKKKDLREQAGISHASVAKIGRNENVTTDILVKICKALNCDISDIMEIVDDTKTH, from the coding sequence ATGTCTGTGAGTTACAAGAAACTGTGGAAACTGTTGATTGATAAAGACATGAAAAAGAAGGACTTGAGAGAACAGGCAGGCATCAGCCATGCTTCTGTTGCGAAGATTGGCAGAAATGAAAACGTTACGACCGATATTCTCGTCAAGATTTGCAAAGCTTTAAACTGTGATATTTCAGATATCATGGAAATTGTTGACGATACAAAAACGCATTAG
- a CDS encoding helix-turn-helix domain-containing protein — MGYFASLYASELPHRAVAVYMYLKDRADKDGKCYPAINTIAAELKLSRSTVKRAIGDLVKSGWIRKEQRWRENGGKSSCMYYVR; from the coding sequence GTGGGTTACTTTGCATCCCTTTATGCCTCGGAACTGCCCCACCGGGCGGTGGCCGTGTACATGTACCTCAAGGACCGGGCGGACAAGGACGGCAAGTGCTACCCGGCGATTAACACCATCGCCGCGGAGCTGAAGCTGTCCCGCAGCACCGTCAAGCGGGCCATCGGCGATCTTGTAAAAAGCGGCTGGATTCGCAAGGAGCAAAGATGGCGTGAAAACGGGGGAAAGAGCAGCTGCATGTATTATGTCCGGTAG
- a CDS encoding VirD4-like conjugal transfer protein, CD1115 family, giving the protein MQTSQIITLTAAALTMFGVIGFLSLLAHYYTLNGIKSKTVGDGQHGTARWATKQEIHKTYVHLPYTPTLWRRKKNLPSAQGLVVGCKISRGRVTALVDTGDIHCLMIGAAGVGKTAHFLYPNLEYACASGMSFITTDTKGDLYRNYGGIAKEHYGYDVAVIDLRNPTRSDGNNMLHLVNKYMDAYIADPENLSFKAKAEKYAKIIAKTIINPGGADAAAYGQNAFFYDAAEGLLTSVILLVAEYCPPPKRHIISVFKLIQDLLAPSGVKGKNQFQLLIEKLPPEHKARWFAGAAVNSAEQAMQSVLSTALSRLNAFLDSELEQILCFDTAIDAEKFCTKKSAIFLVMPEEDSTKYFLISLIVQQLYREMLAVADEHGGRLPNRVMMYLDEIGTIPKIESIEMMFSASRSRRISIVAIIQSFAQLEKNYGKEGASIIVDNCQDMVFGGFAPNSESAEVLSKALGNRTVMSGSVSRGKNDPGQSLQMIQRPLMTPDELKSMPKGRFIVTKTGVNPMRGTLKLFLEWGITFGKPYEIAEKSARKVVYADRGELEQEIIRRHAACVDTDEEPEAAAGGMAHAPVREEAKAAPKTKALLKSRQPEAPVRIE; this is encoded by the coding sequence ACCATGTTCGGGGTTATCGGCTTCCTTTCCCTGCTGGCCCATTATTATACTCTAAACGGAATCAAATCCAAAACCGTCGGCGACGGACAGCACGGCACCGCGCGCTGGGCGACAAAACAAGAAATTCATAAGACATATGTCCATCTGCCCTACACGCCGACGCTGTGGCGGCGGAAAAAGAACCTGCCCTCCGCCCAGGGGCTGGTGGTGGGCTGCAAAATATCCCGCGGCCGCGTCACCGCCCTGGTGGACACCGGCGATATTCACTGCCTCATGATCGGTGCCGCCGGCGTCGGCAAGACGGCTCATTTCCTGTACCCCAACCTGGAATACGCCTGCGCCTCCGGCATGTCCTTCATCACAACCGACACCAAGGGCGACCTGTACCGCAACTACGGCGGCATCGCGAAGGAACACTACGGCTACGATGTGGCGGTCATTGACCTGCGTAATCCTACCAGAAGCGACGGCAACAACATGCTCCATCTGGTCAACAAGTATATGGACGCCTATATCGCCGATCCGGAGAACCTTTCTTTCAAGGCCAAAGCGGAGAAGTACGCCAAGATCATCGCCAAGACCATAATAAATCCGGGAGGTGCGGACGCGGCCGCCTACGGGCAAAACGCTTTCTTCTATGACGCCGCCGAGGGGCTTCTGACCTCCGTCATCCTGCTCGTCGCGGAATACTGCCCGCCGCCCAAGCGGCACATCATCAGCGTGTTCAAGCTGATCCAGGACCTGCTGGCTCCCTCCGGCGTCAAGGGTAAAAACCAATTCCAGCTGCTGATTGAAAAGCTGCCTCCGGAGCACAAGGCCCGCTGGTTCGCGGGGGCGGCCGTCAACAGCGCGGAACAGGCCATGCAGAGCGTCCTCTCCACGGCACTGTCCCGCCTGAACGCCTTTCTGGATTCCGAGCTGGAGCAAATCCTCTGCTTTGACACCGCCATCGACGCGGAAAAGTTCTGCACTAAAAAAAGCGCCATCTTCCTGGTCATGCCGGAGGAAGACAGCACCAAATACTTTTTGATCAGCCTCATCGTCCAGCAGCTCTACCGGGAGATGCTGGCCGTGGCCGACGAGCATGGCGGCAGGCTCCCCAACAGGGTCATGATGTACCTGGACGAGATCGGCACCATTCCCAAGATTGAATCCATCGAGATGATGTTTTCCGCCTCCCGTTCCCGCCGCATATCCATCGTGGCCATTATCCAGAGCTTCGCTCAATTGGAGAAGAACTACGGCAAGGAGGGCGCGTCCATCATCGTCGACAACTGCCAGGACATGGTGTTCGGCGGTTTCGCGCCCAACAGCGAGTCCGCTGAAGTTTTGTCAAAAGCCCTCGGCAACAGGACCGTAATGAGCGGCTCGGTAAGCCGCGGCAAAAACGATCCCGGCCAGTCCCTGCAGATGATCCAGCGCCCCCTGATGACGCCGGACGAGCTGAAAAGCATGCCCAAAGGCCGCTTCATCGTCACCAAGACCGGGGTCAATCCCATGCGCGGCACCCTCAAGCTGTTCCTCGAATGGGGCATCACCTTCGGCAAGCCCTATGAGATTGCGGAGAAATCCGCCCGCAAGGTGGTCTACGCCGACCGCGGGGAGCTGGAACAGGAAATCATCCGGCGGCACGCGGCCTGCGTGGATACCGACGAGGAACCGGAAGCGGCGGCGGGCGGCATGGCGCACGCGCCCGTCAGGGAAGAAGCGAAAGCCGCGCCGAAAACAAAAGCGCTGCTTAAATCAAGGCAGCCGGAAGCGCCTGTTCGGATTGAGTAG